One genomic window of Mucilaginibacter sp. SJ includes the following:
- a CDS encoding HlyD family secretion protein, with the protein MSENNTAPAGAPNKKRSIYAINIILIALLISAVIWGILTYTGLDSSAYTNDAQVEEYINPVNSRIPGYIREVRFQEHQPVKKGDTLVLIDDREYKIAVEQAEAAYLSAQAARNVTTSGVTTVGSNIEVSAANLKAVEARLWNAKQQYQRYTALLREGAATQQQFDQVKADYDALVAQTAASRQQRQTAGLSAREAGTRVNVNDAEIKRAHAALELAKLNLSYTVIRAPYNGLTGRRSIQEGQLVQPGQNLLSFVRNDNKWIVANYKERQLSRLKIGQLVSLKIDALEDAQLTGRITAISGATGSRYSAVPVDNSTGNFVKVQQRIPVKIELVAGNEEQRKLIDELRAGMNVEVRLAKDQN; encoded by the coding sequence ATGAGCGAGAACAATACAGCACCGGCAGGTGCACCGAACAAAAAAAGATCTATTTACGCCATCAATATTATCCTGATCGCCTTGCTGATCTCCGCGGTTATCTGGGGTATCTTAACTTATACGGGGCTGGATAGCAGCGCCTATACCAATGACGCGCAGGTAGAAGAATACATCAACCCGGTAAATTCAAGGATACCCGGTTATATCCGGGAGGTCCGTTTCCAGGAACACCAGCCGGTAAAAAAGGGCGATACGCTGGTGCTGATCGATGACCGCGAATATAAGATCGCTGTCGAACAGGCCGAAGCGGCCTATCTATCGGCTCAGGCCGCCCGTAATGTTACCACATCGGGTGTAACTACCGTGGGCAGCAATATCGAGGTATCGGCGGCTAATCTCAAAGCCGTGGAAGCCAGGTTATGGAATGCCAAACAGCAATACCAGCGTTATACCGCGCTGCTCAGGGAAGGCGCAGCAACCCAGCAACAATTCGACCAGGTAAAGGCCGATTATGATGCGCTTGTGGCACAAACCGCGGCTTCCAGGCAACAGCGCCAGACCGCAGGCCTTTCTGCCAGGGAGGCGGGCACGAGGGTCAACGTGAATGATGCCGAGATCAAGCGCGCCCACGCCGCCCTCGAACTGGCAAAACTTAACCTGTCCTATACGGTGATCCGTGCGCCTTATAACGGGCTTACCGGCCGCCGGTCTATACAGGAAGGACAACTGGTGCAGCCGGGACAGAACCTGCTGTCCTTCGTCAGAAATGATAATAAATGGATCGTGGCCAATTATAAAGAACGCCAGCTTTCCCGTTTGAAGATCGGGCAACTGGTCAGTTTAAAGATCGATGCGCTGGAAGACGCACAGCTGACCGGCCGGATCACGGCCATTTCAGGAGCCACAGGCTCCCGCTACTCCGCCGTGCCTGTGGACAATTCGACAGGGAATTTTGTGAAGGTCCAGCAACGGATACCTGTGAAGATCGAATTGGTGGCCGGGAACGAGGAACAGCGAAAGCTGATCGATGAGTTGCGGGCCGGTATGAATGTGGAAGTACGCTTAGCAAAAGACCAGAACTAA
- a CDS encoding MFS transporter encodes MELYDLFYKWVPVWVRLPVLFILFFVILTANGIFLGNSGDISNDLGVYSEAYTQSFNAIYIGMGLGLLFDLRLKMRFTSKKLLLFGLFSLLVLNIVCATTGNTSVFIIACLLIGFTKMMALTEVYVIWLLVWSKQLDTSRMYPFVYFTALAGLHFMTWLTSVLAFEYNWRYAYICVLIMVAVCIILAVVFVEEHPLKKKIPFYQVDTIGLILLATAMMLLNYAFVNGRVEDWFSSRAIIASFWGGIASFILFLIRQLNIKRPIFNLALLRRRNLRFGLFLFVLLGFFSVSTFQSSFSAGTLHYESMRNMELNLYMVPGILAGCVLCWFWYYFGLDADILIISGFLSFVVYHWIMYLGFSNQFALENFWLPALIKGFGTALIYIAVGLYTNKKLPLTLVMTGAGAMIIVRSFIGSGICGAMYGFWYYQERIRHFEQLALQTDQSSIPGGPAGVSNYFVSLQQQASLTASKELTGYIILGGLVLVGLLTVKYLYQKQKGTLFT; translated from the coding sequence ATGGAACTGTATGACCTGTTTTACAAGTGGGTGCCCGTATGGGTGAGGTTGCCGGTATTGTTCATACTCTTTTTCGTGATCCTGACGGCGAACGGGATATTCCTTGGGAACAGCGGGGATATATCGAACGATCTCGGGGTTTATTCAGAGGCGTATACCCAATCCTTTAACGCGATCTATATCGGCATGGGCCTGGGGCTTTTGTTCGACCTCCGGCTTAAAATGCGGTTCACCAGTAAAAAACTGCTGCTGTTCGGCCTTTTCTCCCTGCTGGTACTGAATATCGTTTGCGCGACCACCGGTAATACCAGCGTATTTATCATCGCCTGCCTGCTGATCGGGTTCACCAAGATGATGGCGCTTACCGAGGTCTATGTGATCTGGTTGCTGGTCTGGAGCAAGCAACTGGACACCAGCCGCATGTACCCGTTCGTGTATTTTACCGCCCTGGCCGGGTTACACTTCATGACCTGGCTGACCTCGGTACTTGCCTTTGAATATAACTGGCGTTATGCCTATATCTGTGTCCTGATCATGGTGGCGGTCTGTATCATACTGGCGGTGGTCTTCGTTGAGGAACATCCCCTGAAAAAAAAGATCCCCTTTTACCAGGTAGACACCATCGGGCTGATCCTGCTGGCCACGGCCATGATGTTGCTGAATTACGCCTTTGTGAACGGCCGCGTAGAGGACTGGTTCAGTTCGCGGGCAATCATCGCATCTTTTTGGGGCGGCATCGCCAGTTTTATTCTGTTCCTGATCAGGCAGCTGAATATCAAACGCCCGATATTCAACCTTGCTTTGCTCAGGCGAAGGAACCTGCGTTTCGGCCTTTTCCTTTTTGTACTGCTCGGCTTTTTTTCGGTGAGTACCTTTCAATCCTCCTTCTCCGCCGGTACCCTGCATTATGAATCCATGCGCAACATGGAACTAAACCTTTATATGGTCCCCGGTATCCTTGCCGGCTGTGTGTTGTGCTGGTTCTGGTATTATTTCGGGCTGGATGCTGATATCCTGATCATTTCCGGTTTTTTAAGCTTCGTGGTCTATCACTGGATCATGTACCTCGGTTTCTCCAACCAGTTCGCCTTGGAGAATTTTTGGCTGCCAGCCCTGATCAAGGGCTTCGGCACAGCGCTGATCTATATCGCCGTAGGCTTATATACGAATAAGAAATTACCGCTGACACTGGTTATGACCGGTGCCGGGGCAATGATCATCGTCCGCTCCTTTATCGGTAGCGGTATATGCGGGGCCATGTATGGTTTTTGGTATTACCAGGAACGGATCAGGCATTTTGAACAACTGGCCCTTCAGACGGACCAGTCATCCATCCCGGGTGGCCCGGCCGGCGTAAGCAATTACTTTGTCAGCCTCCAGCAACAGGCATCACTGACCGCATCTAAAGAACTGACCGGGTATATCATCCTGGGCGGGCTGGTACTTGTAGGGCTGCTGACCGTCAAATACCTCTACCAGAAACAGAAAGGCACCTTGTTCACCTAA
- a CDS encoding BamA/TamA family outer membrane protein: MNKHKMIGQGGTAILLVAGILCGFNAAGQGIQKKYDRVSGITDSTTVSVHASYNDVSGVHRWFFGENYRREWAVPVKLPVLHIGKINGGLTPVRQGGGMQSKSLRLKAANGEEWVIRSVEKVPDKLLPPGLMNTFVIDWVGDEFSAQHPFSALVVPPLADAAGVPHANPVIGVVADDPDLGEYRKTFAGLVCLLEEREPTGHSDATFKMEEKLVKSYNNRLDGEGFLRARMLDMLMGDWDRHEDQWRFSDSTVNGTTLWTGVPRDRDQVFHLAEGLFPSIASLSWLDPTLEHFEGHITRVKWSLFKTRFIKAFPDQQISYERWMQLANDFVKAENDEVLETALRRLPRETYVMRHDVLFAKLRARRDDIPRAMSEYYKFINRIADLRLTAHAEHVLVSDAADKGLDITVLKSDKKGDPGDTLWKVHYYPDITKELRLYTSGGADQVSINTPNSPIKLRLVDSTGENTIHVAASGKRIKVYGLEKGTLITGDQGRVSARFSADTLNNRFQPTNLYNIWMPLATAAANADDGFLLGLGFKYTGVDGFRKLPYSTSQSLMLTHAFASDAFRIQYTGEWIDAIGKADLVLKADLQGPANRINFFGLGNETALDKSGNYHRFYRARYDLYNFSPSLRWHTGAGSDLSAGPAIQHYRYNSEDNTDRFIGSAQARQFAYDSLTLGNTKTHVGLALNFTSNRRDNNILPKSGYFFTVDVASFKGINDAANSYAQIRPEFTYYQKLNSRGTIVLSDRIGGGVTLGKPEFYQSLYLGGQGNLLGYLKYRFAGQQMVFNNLQARMKLFDVASYILPGQFGITGFYDAGRIWVKGEDSDKWHQGAGGGLYFSPAGLTVLQVLAGHSEEGWYPYISLNFRL, translated from the coding sequence ATGAATAAACATAAAATGATCGGACAAGGCGGAACGGCCATTCTCCTGGTGGCCGGTATCCTGTGTGGCTTTAACGCCGCAGGCCAGGGCATACAAAAAAAATATGACCGCGTAAGCGGGATAACCGATAGTACTACGGTGAGCGTGCATGCCAGCTACAATGATGTCAGCGGGGTACACCGGTGGTTCTTCGGCGAGAACTACCGCCGCGAATGGGCGGTTCCGGTCAAGCTTCCTGTATTGCATATCGGGAAGATCAATGGCGGGCTGACCCCGGTGCGCCAGGGAGGCGGCATGCAATCCAAATCCCTGCGGCTGAAAGCTGCCAACGGCGAAGAGTGGGTGATCCGAAGTGTGGAAAAGGTGCCGGATAAGCTTTTGCCGCCGGGACTGATGAATACCTTCGTGATCGATTGGGTCGGTGACGAATTCAGCGCACAACATCCGTTCTCCGCGCTGGTCGTGCCGCCATTAGCCGATGCGGCAGGTGTTCCCCATGCCAACCCCGTGATCGGTGTTGTGGCGGATGACCCGGATCTGGGTGAATACCGGAAGACCTTTGCGGGACTTGTCTGCCTCCTCGAAGAACGGGAACCGACCGGCCATTCCGATGCTACTTTTAAAATGGAGGAAAAACTCGTTAAAAGTTATAATAACCGCCTGGACGGTGAAGGCTTTTTACGGGCAAGGATGCTGGACATGCTGATGGGCGACTGGGATCGTCATGAGGACCAATGGCGGTTCAGCGATTCTACGGTCAACGGCACGACGCTTTGGACAGGTGTACCCCGTGACCGGGACCAGGTGTTCCATCTTGCCGAGGGGTTGTTCCCGTCCATCGCTTCGCTTTCCTGGCTTGATCCTACGCTGGAGCATTTTGAAGGACATATCACTCGGGTAAAATGGTCACTCTTTAAAACACGTTTCATCAAGGCTTTTCCTGATCAGCAGATCAGCTATGAGCGCTGGATGCAACTGGCCAATGATTTCGTCAAAGCTGAAAATGATGAGGTACTGGAAACCGCGCTCCGCCGCTTACCGAGGGAAACCTATGTGATGCGGCATGACGTACTTTTCGCTAAACTCAGGGCCCGCAGGGATGACATACCGCGGGCTATGAGTGAATACTATAAATTCATTAACCGGATCGCCGATCTCCGCCTGACGGCACATGCAGAACATGTGCTGGTCAGCGATGCTGCGGATAAAGGGTTGGATATTACCGTCCTGAAATCAGATAAAAAAGGTGATCCAGGTGATACCTTGTGGAAGGTCCATTATTACCCGGACATCACTAAAGAACTCCGGCTTTATACCTCAGGCGGGGCCGATCAGGTCAGTATCAATACCCCCAATTCACCGATCAAACTGAGGTTGGTTGACAGCACGGGAGAAAACACCATCCATGTAGCCGCGTCCGGCAAGCGCATAAAGGTCTACGGGCTGGAGAAAGGGACGTTGATCACAGGGGATCAGGGGCGTGTAAGTGCCAGGTTCTCGGCCGATACGCTGAACAACCGGTTCCAGCCAACGAACCTGTATAATATCTGGATGCCTTTGGCCACTGCGGCCGCCAATGCTGACGACGGTTTCCTGCTTGGGCTTGGATTCAAATATACCGGGGTTGATGGCTTCAGGAAGTTGCCTTATTCTACCAGCCAGTCCCTGATGCTTACGCATGCCTTTGCCAGCGACGCGTTCCGTATACAATATACCGGGGAATGGATCGACGCGATCGGAAAAGCCGACCTTGTTTTAAAAGCGGATCTTCAGGGGCCTGCCAACCGGATCAATTTCTTCGGGCTTGGTAATGAGACCGCTCTTGATAAATCCGGGAACTATCATCGTTTTTACCGCGCCCGTTATGACCTTTATAATTTCAGCCCTTCGCTGAGATGGCATACCGGCGCAGGCTCAGATCTCAGCGCAGGTCCGGCGATACAGCATTACCGCTATAATTCCGAGGATAACACCGACAGGTTCATAGGCAGCGCGCAGGCCAGGCAGTTCGCCTATGACAGCCTTACCCTCGGGAATACCAAAACACATGTCGGATTGGCCTTGAATTTTACTTCCAACAGGCGGGACAATAATATCCTGCCGAAAAGCGGTTATTTCTTTACTGTGGACGTGGCGAGCTTCAAGGGGATCAATGACGCGGCGAACAGCTATGCCCAGATCCGCCCGGAGTTCACGTATTACCAAAAGCTGAATTCGCGCGGGACGATCGTTTTATCGGACCGCATCGGCGGCGGTGTAACGCTCGGAAAACCGGAATTCTACCAGTCGCTCTACCTTGGCGGTCAGGGAAACCTCCTGGGTTACCTGAAGTATCGTTTCGCCGGTCAGCAGATGGTGTTCAATAACCTGCAGGCACGGATGAAGCTGTTCGATGTAGCCAGCTATATATTACCGGGGCAATTCGGTATAACCGGTTTTTACGACGCGGGCAGGATTTGGGTAAAAGGAGAAGATTCGGATAAATGGCACCAGGGAGCCGGTGGCGGATTATATTTCTCCCCGGCAGGGCTTACGGTATTACAGGTATTGGCCGGACACTCGGAAGAAGGCTGGTACCCTTATATCTCGTTGAATTTCCGGTTATGA
- a CDS encoding helix-turn-helix domain-containing protein has translation MKTIFKNDPANGGAIAKQFDKPAILNRYRTVFHNYRADGIIDMDRRLKEKGEFTACKLEDILAFAPEPGSLPPVRSSNYMMVLITSGKGEKIIGARSYDLCRHALYFIPKRMVHSSRTWSTDTTGYIINFNADFFDQRNFPADQIFGRKLFKGLQTPCLHLDEQAGPFVQQLFERIIEEFNCDDIAQNELLPLKVLELLIACERAFQKAGLTCDEVVRHPVIEKFNELVEMHFAEIRNVQWYADQLCVHPNHLNYLLKKYSAVNAKESINNRIVLEAKSLLALSGLMVKDVAHRVGFDDPNNFSTFFQKNTGCSPASFRSTDVQQQANEQLAAS, from the coding sequence ATGAAAACTATCTTTAAAAATGACCCGGCCAATGGCGGGGCGATCGCAAAGCAATTTGACAAACCTGCCATTCTGAACCGGTACAGAACGGTCTTTCACAACTATCGCGCTGACGGCATCATCGATATGGACCGGCGGTTAAAGGAGAAGGGTGAGTTTACCGCCTGCAAGCTGGAGGATATACTGGCCTTTGCGCCCGAGCCGGGCAGTCTGCCGCCGGTCAGAAGTTCCAATTACATGATGGTACTGATCACATCCGGAAAAGGTGAAAAGATCATCGGCGCACGTTCTTATGACCTGTGCAGGCACGCCCTGTATTTTATTCCTAAAAGAATGGTGCATTCCAGCCGTACCTGGTCAACGGATACCACGGGTTACATCATTAATTTCAACGCAGATTTTTTTGACCAGCGGAATTTCCCTGCCGACCAGATATTTGGCAGGAAATTGTTCAAAGGCCTTCAGACCCCATGCCTCCACCTCGATGAACAGGCCGGGCCGTTCGTGCAGCAATTATTTGAGAGGATCATCGAGGAATTCAATTGCGATGATATCGCCCAAAATGAGTTGTTGCCGCTAAAGGTGCTGGAACTGCTGATCGCCTGTGAACGCGCCTTTCAAAAAGCAGGGCTGACCTGTGACGAAGTGGTACGGCACCCGGTGATCGAGAAGTTCAACGAACTGGTCGAAATGCATTTCGCGGAGATCCGTAATGTGCAATGGTATGCCGACCAGCTCTGTGTACACCCCAATCACCTGAACTACTTGTTGAAAAAATATAGTGCCGTGAATGCCAAGGAAAGCATCAATAACCGCATCGTTCTTGAAGCTAAATCCTTATTGGCACTTTCCGGGCTGATGGTCAAGGATGTCGCCCACCGCGTAGGCTTTGACGACCCGAATAATTTCTCGACCTTCTTCCAAAAAAATACCGGCTGTTCGCCGGCATCTTTCAGAAGTACGGATGTTCAGCAACAAGCTAACGAACAGCTCGCGGCCTCATGA
- a CDS encoding sigma-54-dependent Fis family transcriptional regulator, which yields MITSAELPVKDGLFDMVLEKGCPEIIDVEKEYLKGPDNHPRYIPMHYESGIKELLAAPLYNEQGSFGMIVFYGDKKKQFRNIDKELISGIVGLVAIAAWNVLANEEIATRDRERDILLSLSSKMARIRDKEELLGLINSEMKELFYFTHCSISKVSEDRQTFTVFLTDPGSPSRGHQSFHKMIATQFPVNDGIFEHFLRTDIPIINSVEEVISRETYPLYSQIHYQSGLREAVSIPLQDENDTWGVLHFYSDKLKTFSPSQFHTFTIVANQVTVAVLNIMANEDIRKREAEKNNMLMVAEKVGKIRDKNDLAGFLADDLRSVLYYATASVIAFTEDLSGFQFYITDPLARTTVYRSRQTRAVKPMLPVEGIYFERLSRTREPIVIDLAKAGSSEIVPEHILAFQESGQQEAIIVPLYGERYVWGALFLTSEVAGTFTPEYARTISGIANQVSVAISNINANADISLRKQEKENLLTVSHELGTVRQFNELLQLLNTRLKHLFYFTNCLVSVSQDEGRTFTCYSIDAKDNEMALLPDLRTQIVPASDDFFSKLIHDQSPQMVDSGAHIKQMGLLCGLEKGNIERISIMLYNEKGFFGVLSFFSDVKNCFNDTNIDMITGVGSQVAIALSNIIANEEIKQSEREKSMLLSFSYELAEAHEMADLKRVLSHYLKEVFQIREFTLSVLSDDKRSHSYFMYDVSPQYEQSDAFQSIKDKTFAVEGALAGVILASDQPVTFDIEKTLAEGKVSYVTGRNWLEMGAKEVLGVPLRAGNENIGILWTQPHLLAVRMIMGLGAQIAIALSNALAMEKNRKQLAEIQKYKQQLEEENLYLQEEIVGSQGNDIIGSGDEMKKVYHLLSQVAPTGSTVLILGETGTGKELIARAIHNGSPRKEKLMVKVNCAALPANLIESELFGHEKGSFTGAIERRIGKFELANRSTLFLDEVGELPLDLQAKLLRVLQEKEIERLGGKETLKVDVRIIAATNRNLQKEVEAGRFRSDLFYRLNVVPISLPALRERKEDIPVLVTHFIGRYAKNAGKKISNISHKVLDDLMAYNWPGNVRELEHLIERSVLLTNGTTIREMHLPVKERAEKSGQHVNDYRIRTIAENERDHILNVLQRCGGKVSGPGGAAELLGVPHSTLTSKMAKLGIKKAHIIHGNDQ from the coding sequence TTGATCACCAGCGCGGAGCTACCTGTAAAAGACGGGCTGTTCGATATGGTGCTGGAAAAAGGCTGTCCTGAGATCATAGACGTCGAAAAGGAATACCTGAAAGGCCCTGATAACCACCCGAGGTATATCCCGATGCACTATGAAAGCGGGATCAAGGAACTGCTCGCCGCGCCGTTGTACAATGAGCAGGGTTCATTCGGAATGATCGTTTTTTATGGGGATAAAAAGAAACAATTCAGGAACATTGACAAGGAGCTGATCAGCGGGATCGTCGGACTGGTCGCCATCGCCGCCTGGAACGTGCTCGCCAATGAGGAGATCGCGACCAGGGACAGGGAACGGGATATCCTGCTTTCGTTAAGCTCGAAAATGGCAAGGATCAGGGATAAGGAAGAGCTGCTTGGTCTGATCAATTCCGAAATGAAAGAGCTGTTCTATTTCACCCATTGCAGTATCTCAAAGGTCAGCGAGGACCGGCAAACATTTACGGTTTTCCTGACAGACCCGGGTTCGCCATCGAGGGGACACCAGTCCTTTCATAAAATGATCGCTACACAATTCCCGGTAAACGATGGCATATTTGAACATTTTCTCCGGACAGACATACCCATTATTAATAGTGTCGAAGAGGTTATCAGCAGGGAAACATACCCGCTTTACAGCCAGATCCATTATCAAAGCGGTTTAAGGGAGGCAGTTTCCATACCATTGCAGGATGAAAACGACACCTGGGGTGTCCTGCATTTCTATTCCGACAAATTGAAGACCTTTTCGCCGTCCCAGTTCCACACCTTTACCATTGTAGCCAACCAGGTTACCGTCGCCGTTCTGAATATCATGGCCAATGAAGATATCCGAAAACGGGAAGCCGAAAAGAACAACATGCTGATGGTCGCGGAGAAGGTCGGAAAGATCCGTGACAAGAACGACCTGGCAGGGTTCCTTGCCGACGACCTGCGTTCTGTGCTGTATTACGCTACGGCTTCGGTGATCGCTTTCACCGAAGATCTCAGTGGCTTTCAATTCTACATCACCGATCCGCTGGCCCGGACCACCGTTTACAGGAGCCGCCAGACCAGGGCGGTAAAACCCATGCTGCCTGTAGAGGGTATATACTTTGAGCGGCTGAGCCGGACAAGGGAGCCTATCGTGATCGATCTGGCAAAAGCCGGATCGTCGGAAATCGTTCCTGAGCACATCCTTGCCTTCCAGGAAAGCGGCCAGCAGGAAGCTATTATTGTACCGCTATACGGGGAAAGGTACGTTTGGGGGGCATTATTTTTAACGTCTGAGGTCGCAGGGACCTTTACCCCGGAGTATGCGCGCACCATATCCGGCATCGCCAACCAGGTCAGTGTGGCTATTTCCAATATAAACGCAAATGCGGACATCAGTTTACGCAAACAGGAAAAAGAGAACCTGTTGACCGTTAGCCATGAACTCGGAACGGTGCGCCAATTCAATGAGCTGTTACAACTATTGAATACCCGCTTGAAACACCTGTTCTACTTTACAAATTGCCTGGTATCCGTATCACAGGATGAGGGCCGCACATTCACCTGTTACAGTATCGATGCAAAGGATAACGAAATGGCACTGCTGCCTGATCTGAGAACACAGATCGTGCCTGCATCTGACGATTTCTTTAGTAAACTGATCCATGACCAGTCACCGCAGATGGTAGATTCCGGTGCCCATATCAAGCAAATGGGGCTGCTTTGTGGCCTGGAAAAGGGCAATATCGAACGCATTTCGATCATGCTTTATAACGAGAAGGGCTTTTTTGGCGTGCTAAGTTTCTTTTCCGATGTTAAGAACTGCTTCAACGATACCAATATTGACATGATCACCGGGGTCGGCAGCCAGGTCGCTATTGCGCTTTCCAACATCATTGCGAATGAGGAGATCAAACAAAGTGAACGTGAAAAATCGATGTTATTGTCATTCAGCTACGAACTTGCGGAGGCCCATGAGATGGCCGACCTCAAACGGGTGCTCAGCCACTATTTAAAGGAAGTATTTCAGATCAGGGAATTTACCTTATCGGTGCTGAGCGATGATAAGCGCTCGCATTCCTATTTTATGTACGATGTCTCTCCGCAATACGAGCAAAGCGATGCATTCCAGTCCATCAAGGATAAGACCTTTGCCGTGGAGGGTGCGCTTGCCGGGGTTATCCTCGCATCAGACCAACCGGTCACTTTCGATATTGAGAAAACGCTCGCGGAAGGTAAAGTGAGCTATGTAACCGGTAGGAACTGGCTGGAAATGGGCGCTAAGGAAGTACTTGGTGTGCCATTAAGAGCGGGGAATGAGAACATCGGCATCCTTTGGACACAGCCGCACCTTTTGGCTGTCCGTATGATCATGGGCCTTGGGGCACAGATCGCTATCGCCTTATCGAATGCCCTGGCGATGGAAAAGAACAGGAAACAACTGGCCGAGATCCAGAAATACAAACAACAACTGGAAGAAGAGAATCTCTATTTACAGGAGGAGATCGTTGGCAGCCAGGGAAACGATATTATCGGTAGCGGAGACGAAATGAAAAAGGTCTATCACCTGTTATCCCAGGTAGCGCCTACCGGAAGTACCGTTCTTATCCTTGGAGAAACAGGAACGGGTAAAGAGTTGATCGCCCGTGCCATCCATAACGGCTCCCCGAGAAAGGAAAAACTAATGGTCAAGGTGAACTGTGCGGCCCTTCCTGCCAATCTGATCGAAAGTGAATTGTTCGGTCACGAAAAGGGAAGCTTTACCGGCGCGATCGAAAGAAGGATCGGTAAGTTCGAACTGGCTAACCGCAGTACGCTGTTCCTGGACGAAGTGGGCGAACTTCCCCTGGACCTTCAGGCTAAGTTATTGCGTGTGCTTCAGGAAAAAGAGATCGAGCGTCTTGGCGGTAAGGAAACCTTAAAGGTCGATGTAAGGATCATTGCCGCCACCAACAGGAACCTGCAAAAAGAGGTTGAGGCCGGTCGTTTCCGAAGTGACCTGTTCTACCGCTTGAACGTGGTGCCGATCAGCCTTCCTGCCCTGCGCGAACGCAAGGAGGACATCCCGGTGCTGGTTACCCATTTTATCGGCAGGTACGCCAAGAATGCCGGTAAAAAGATCTCCAATATCAGCCACAAGGTACTGGACGACCTGATGGCCTACAACTGGCCCGGCAATGTACGTGAGCTGGAACACCTCATTGAAAGAAGCGTGCTGCTCACCAATGGGACCACGATCCGTGAGATGCACCTGCCCGTAAAGGAACGGGCAGAAAAAAGCGGGCAGCATGTCAATGACTACCGGATCAGGACCATCGCCGAGAATGAACGGGACCACATCCTGAATGTATTGCAACGTTGCGGCGGTAAGGTCTCAGGGCCCGGCGGGGCTGCCGAACTGCTTGGTGTCCCTCATTCTACGCTCACCTCCAAGATGGCCAAACTCGGCATTAAGAAGGCGCATATCATCCACGGCAACGATCAGTGA
- a CDS encoding phosphatase PAP2 family protein, protein MIAYTPPASAQVRDSSRRVNIADTIRKDLFTAPDTVSRLRSKAWTLLPPAIFVAYGASSFYIHPLRRFDNFINDNAQEHNFVPKPVTENYLQYAPVIITYGVNLVGVHGKNTFVDRTLIYVLAQGMLNLSVFGLKNATHRLRPNGANNYSFPSGHTANAFAGAEFMAQELGDQSWLYSFAGYAFATTTGIFRIYHTDHWFSDVVAGAGFGILATKGAYLLYPVIRNSLSKKHRKSSPVAGEKPEQERSGFMLMPSYSNGVAGIQFAMVF, encoded by the coding sequence TTGATCGCCTACACACCCCCGGCTTCAGCGCAGGTCAGGGACAGCAGCAGGCGGGTAAATATCGCTGACACCATCAGGAAAGATCTTTTTACGGCACCGGATACGGTTTCCCGGCTAAGAAGCAAAGCCTGGACCTTACTTCCACCTGCGATTTTTGTTGCATACGGTGCATCATCCTTCTATATCCATCCGTTACGTCGTTTCGACAATTTTATCAACGACAATGCGCAGGAACATAACTTCGTCCCCAAGCCCGTCACAGAGAATTACCTGCAATATGCACCGGTCATTATCACCTATGGCGTGAACCTGGTTGGGGTCCACGGAAAGAACACCTTTGTTGACCGCACGCTGATCTACGTGCTTGCCCAGGGGATGCTGAATCTGAGTGTATTCGGATTGAAGAATGCCACACACCGGTTAAGGCCGAACGGGGCTAATAACTATTCTTTCCCATCCGGTCATACCGCGAATGCCTTCGCTGGCGCGGAATTCATGGCCCAGGAACTTGGCGACCAATCCTGGTTGTACAGCTTCGCCGGGTATGCCTTCGCTACGACCACCGGTATCTTCAGGATATACCATACCGATCATTGGTTCAGTGATGTCGTGGCCGGCGCGGGTTTCGGTATCCTTGCCACCAAAGGCGCTTATTTGCTCTACCCGGTGATCAGGAACAGTTTGAGTAAAAAACACCGGAAGTCGTCACCGGTAGCTGGCGAAAAGCCGGAACAGGAACGCTCAGGTTTTATGCTGATGCCATCGTATTCGAACGGTGTCGCGGGAATTCAGTTCGCCATGGTGTTTTAA